The Vibrio navarrensis genome has a segment encoding these proteins:
- a CDS encoding GNAT family N-acetyltransferase — translation MEVQLKIGSDPLFAESLTKINMASYYLTRGIIWDHNQFLNSWEELENYEIHLDQTRVGVLRFSYSGETTFLRDFQLLPEFQGRGIGAKCLDLVVGHALSRKSTKLVLRVFSENPAINLYESRGFVRTSEVKGLVEMEIPLSSNT, via the coding sequence ATGGAAGTACAGCTTAAAATCGGTAGTGACCCATTATTCGCAGAGTCTTTAACCAAGATAAATATGGCAAGTTATTATCTAACTCGTGGGATTATCTGGGATCACAATCAGTTTCTAAACAGTTGGGAAGAACTAGAAAACTACGAGATTCACCTAGACCAAACCCGTGTAGGTGTTCTTCGTTTTAGCTATAGTGGCGAAACGACCTTTCTGAGAGACTTTCAACTTTTACCGGAGTTTCAAGGTAGAGGAATTGGGGCTAAGTGCCTTGATCTAGTTGTGGGGCATGCACTCAGTCGTAAATCCACTAAGCTAGTTCTACGTGTGTTTAGTGAAAACCCAGCGATCAATCTGTATGAGTCTAGAGGCTTTGTTAGAACATCTGAAGTTAAAGGGTTAGTGGAAATGGAAATCCCTTTAAGTTCAAACACATAA